ctctctcaacaatTTTTAACTGAACTAAAACAAAGTGAGATACTCTATTGTACTAAAtataactcttcttttttttttttaccataaatgATCCTAGTTGAAATCTGGGGGGAAATAATCACTTTTTCACTATGTGTaaagaaaattcttatttttttccaagtctgtctttgttttttctaattttttaattttaatttttatttagtttttaacagttACAGTATAGTTAGTAGATACAAtcctaagagcataatgatattccctcctgccctccttccgtctctccctttcttttaaagaaacttaTTAACACAAAAGATATTCCAGTTTAATAAAATATGAACCTAGAGTGTTTTATCCTCTTACAAAATCACAAATTTTTTCCTACATTTAAagagatttttgaaaatgttacCATATTGTATGTCTTGTTCTCATGATCCTTTTCTCCTAAGTTCCCAGAAATCACTTATACCTTATTTCAGTACTTAGGTTGAATCTGCACATAACTTTATGGGGtcttatttcatcttttttttagtaGATAAACATGTTAAAGGCAAGAACTGAAACTCAATCCAATAGAAATGGCAAATAATGAGTATTGTCCTTTAAATATTTACATCGAGTGCTGGGTGCTTTGTTTCAGGGTCATATGCTTAAGTATTAAACTCATGGCAGGACTGtagtttttattctttgtttctagTCCCAATATCAGAGAGCACTACAAATAATAACATCAGTCAGATTCTAAGGCAAATAGCTATAAATGGACATAGACTGTAAATCTTCCAGGTATTTTATGCCTTTTGTTCCCACTGAATcctatttcattcatttcaaagacATGCAGACATTGAAAATTACATGAGGAAGGGAATTCACTACAGTGGCTACCCAGGGATGACAAGTTCCTGCTGGTTGGAAGGCTCTGGtctgtgttcttttttatttttcccgtGTCTTGGGCTCTGAGACAAGACTCTTGGGTTCTCTGGACCACTTCCCCAAATAGCATCCATCTTCCTTGTCGTGGTTTTGCTCAAGTTGAGAAGTAGAACAAACGTGATTATGGTAGACAACCCATGTCCTTTATTACTGAGAAGGAATAATGAAGAAGATGTAGCTTAGTGCGAGGACATAGATGCCTGATAACCAGATCCCAACACTTGACAGCTTTGCTATCCATTGCAGGTTGCAGAACAAACACAGAAAGTGCATCCCCTGAGGAAACTCACTCtcaagaggaaagaggaagagctGAGCTGGACATGCTGAGTCATATTTCTTGGGTTTATCCCATGAATGAGGCAGTACACCATCTAGGGGCAGAGCACACAAAAGGACAGAGAAACCTGTGATTACTGTAAATTAGCTCCATCCACAGGGAACAAGGCAAAAATGTGTCAGGAAACTAAGCCTTTTAATTCTGTATCTTAAGTTTCACATTAGGCTTTCTAGTCTTTTAGTCTGAAGGTTCCTGACACAAGTATCATTTTCATGGTCATATGCACAGTGTACAGACTATGCAGTTATTTTTCtgccatgagattttttttcccttctctggcTGATGATAACACAGGGAGTTTTTCCATTTCAAATGATGCAATTTCTGTGACTCCCATACTGCTCACTTGGCCATGATGGGCATCCATTCCTTTATACATAATGcgaatacatttttatttgttttgctttcattacCACATAGGCCTATTTTGACCtccctttcatttatttatgtctgtctcattgctgaatttctcatcatGTAAGTTCCATGAAGGCAATTGGAGCTAAGCCCACTTATCTTACTCTATATGCTTCTGATGACATAAAAGCATACAGAGAAAGTTCATTTTGGTTAATGACTTGTTTGTTGTGAATACATTCCtgttcaaattattagagatggAAAAGACTTAGAGATCCTATAATGCAGCCTTGTTTGACAGAAGAGGAGATGAAGGTGCAGCAATAAGAACTGGCTGGCTGAACTCGCTGGTCACAGGCTTGGCCAGCAAAACTCCTTTGTCTCTAATCTCTGTTGGCTTGTGTGGGGAGATCTGTGCTCCTGAACAGCTCCAGCCTAAGTGTTTGCCTTAATTCTACTGCACAGAATATTCTGCCAGAGGATACTTGAGAAGTGTTTAGATAGAACACTGACATATCCTGTTAAAATTGACTATGAAATAAGATGAAAAGAAGGGAGGGCATGCAGGTAGTTGTATAGAAAGAAATATATTGTTTACAGCTGGTAGggaaatggtgcagtcttatctatggcgtgatCTGCACCttgatttacatcctatgcccAGATTCCCACTttcattgctgaaagccaggtggccacatggcccaactacctgagccaggctccacccccatcctaatgggatttgctgctcctgcttccctgcccgccctccggcaaagttttaaaagggcccgttcctgaacacgtgctctctttgttcttctctcctgcgctctgctctctcctgctcgctctctcttgctcactctctctagcctcctcctctctcactcccctctcacctctcctctctcccccttctctcttactctccttttccctcttcacctcttccctctggtctgctgagttttccccaataaaccctttcccttactctggtgtacggtgtgttttgtgacggacTAACAATAGCTTATTatcataaagttttaaaaagggaTAAACCTGGCTGATATTGCCtacattaacacacacacacacacacagccatttcAAAACCAACAGCAATAAAGCCCGGGCTTCAGTTTTCAACTGGCAGCACTATCATGAGGCTCGCCAACTCAAAACCCTGGCCTTGCTCTCACTAACTTTCAAGGTTGATCAGGCAGAATGAAAAAGGGAGGAGAAACTTCTCAAGCAGAAAGGATAATAGCATGTCCTGTTATATTACTTGCATTTTATTTCTAGCCCTGCCACTAACTTCCTATGTGACCTTGAGTGAGTCATTTCATCTAAGTGTATCAATTTTCTCATTCGCAATGTAGGATAATAAATactgctttctgtctgtctcatgGGTGATGCTATTATCACcatcaattaatatttattagatGTCTGTTGGGCCCATAATGCTGAGATATGTGCTTTGTCccggggaggggaaggaaattATATCAATAAAACAATTTCCATGAGAAAAAGATGAAGATTTACAAAAGACAGAATTATTAGAGCTTAAAAATGGCTATGGTATATATTTAAAGCCTGCTTCTCTGCCAAGATTTATgtaataacaatttttttcttagtgattGTACAATGTGTCAGGATAATTGTGTTTCAGATATTAGGGATCTTTGGGATAATTCCACACGAGATTTTGTAAAGCAATTACTGAAAATTCTTTATCTATGAGTTATAATATAAGCAAATCATTTCtttagaaatattatttattgattgTACTGGATTTAATTTgcatggacattttgttttgaaaatgtttttgaacACGCTAATAACACATAAGATATGCATCATCATAAGTCACACTTTTTTTAATATAACAAAGAGTAACCTAAAAAGTCACTTATTAGTCCACCTCAGCTAAAACAGAAACTTCAGTGCTGGTTGGTCCACACTGGGACATGAATGAGGGTTCCTTTTGATCCTGTCTTCCCATCCCCACTGTCATTTACCTATTTCAGGCCCTACTTACATCATGTGAGTTAGAAAAAGAGCCTCCAAACTGGGGTCCCTCATTCTGCCCTCTTACTTTTACCATCAGTCCTTCACACCatggagaaacagatctttcaaaataaacctgTGAATGGATCAACGTAATGTGgtatacacacacaacatattactcagccttaaaatggaatgaaatgttGGCACATGTACATGGTGGATGGACTTTGAAGATATGCTAAGTGCAATAAATAACAGATATTGTATGATTGTGCTATTTAAGTTATTTAGAACAGTCAAATTCTTAGAGAGAGAATAGTGCCTCCCAGCAACTCGGGGAGGGGGTCATGGAGAGTATGAAGTTTCATTCCAGAAAATGAAATAGATTTAGAAATGGGTAGTGCTGATAGTTACAAAACAACATGTATGTACTTAATCTCATTGAATTGGATGCTCAAAAATGATATGAGAAGTTTTATGTCTtgtatattttatcaaaataaaaaaaaatgtttaaaagtaaatCTGGCCCTACCATTTTCTTATTCAGAAATTATCATTAACTTCTTGGTATGACAGTAAAAATTCTTCGGAATTGAACTCCAGCTTGTTTTTCCAACATTATCTCTGACAATATCCACACCACAGCCTTATCTTTGAATTACATTGGCAAAGTGAGAGTCTCTGAGCCTGAACCCTACCCAATCCTTAGCTCTCCAATCTCAACCTAGAATGCATGCTCTATGCATCCAATCCCTTCCTCCCAACTGTTGAAACCACACATAACTGTAACTCAAAATGCAATTCTCTATGAGACTTCCATGCCAATATCAGAATTAAATACTCTCACCAAGGATAGTCTAATAATCATGAGATGTCATCTTCTCATCTTCCATGGGCTTTAGCTCCAATGGGAGTTCCTATCTATACAGCAAACAATGATTGaaaaagagttattttttatttatctgatcaCGCAATGACCATCATCAGAGcagagactggggtgggggaagcaagGAATTTAAGGTACAATATTTGCACAGCCTTGAGATGGAATTCCTTCTTAGATTTTGTGCCTTAGGAGTCTCACTAACCTCATTAACATCCCAATCCTAGTGATCAGTAATTTTCCTTCACAATAGAAAGTAATTTTAACGCATTGTGTTAGTTATCCACAGTTGCATAGCCCATTTGCTTGAACCTTAGCAACTTAAAACAATAAACAGTTATTACTTCCATTTCAGGATCAGAAATATGGGAGTGGCTTAGCACAGTGGTTCTGCCTCAGTCTTTCTCATGGTGATACAGGAGAGATGTCAGTGGAGGACATCGACTGCTACGGGGTGGACCGGGCAAAAGCTGTAGGTGTCCAGGTGCTCCCTgacatggctgttgtgggagGCCTCATTTCCTTGCCTTgtgtccctctccctcagggctgcTTGTGCCCAAGTGTCCCAGTGCTCAATAACAACACTTTGTCTTAAACTCCCTTAGTACAATAAAACCTTGTGTTGCCTTGCTTTGTGTTCTACCTTTGACCTTTGCTCCCAACCATATATGAAGCACCAAAGAGGggagttttatattttatagctcACTATAATCCCCATCCATCCAGGACATTGGTGTACACAGCCCTGTTAATGATGAAGCTAGTAAGTGCCTAACATAATGTTACTTGTAGCTTACACTTTGTAATAAGTGATCTTTTATCACAAATGGTGAATAACTTATATTGTTGCCATTTATAGGCCAGACataaatgtattctttttattgATTCAAGTTATAATTTTTAACAGTGTTGTTATACTTACAAATGTAAACACAATTtagaaaatagttaaaattattgGTAGTTAAAGCATGAAGGCCCTAAAATGTCTTGATTTTTCAAATTATCATCTTTTTCCCCTTAATCTTAAGGTAGGAGGAATACAAAATACAAGCCAGTTCAATTTACTGATGAATCTATCAATTATaggcaaataaatcaaaatgacaGGAGAGCAGTCTGCTTCAAACTAACAGATACATTCTGTTTTGGAAGGCTAAGAGAGCAAGAATAAGACTGGATTCTTtggtttgggccatctttgatcTAGTCCTCATAGTTCTCTTATGTGTATTGTAATAATAGCCCTTTACATACGAGAAAAAactagtggccagcactgtgatgcagcagataaagccattgcctgcagtgctggcatcctatatggccatctgttcaagacccggctgctccacttctgatccaactctgcactagggcccctgcacccacgtgggagacctggaagaagctcctgggtcctggctttggcctagttcagCTGATTGTTGCAActgttttggaagtgaaccagtggatggacgatctctctctctctctctctctctctctctctctctttctacctctgcctctctgtaatgctgcctttcaagtaaacaataaatttttttgaaaaagaaaaaatactggatAAATTAAGCAATTTTGGgggaggcattgtggcatagtgggtggagccactgcctgctgtgccggcattcccatgtgggcaccagttcaggtccctgctgctccacttctggcccagctccctgctggtacgcctgggaaggcagcagaggatagcccaagtccttgggcccttgcacccaggtgggaggcctggaaaaagctcttggctcctggcttgggactggctcagttcctgccattgcggccatttgggtagtgaacatgCATATGGaaaattctgtctctttctgcctctgcctctgcctctctgtaacttgcctttcaaataaatagatcaatttttcaaaaaaattaaataattttcctaaAAATGTAATAGagctagaattttatttatttcaaaaaacgTTTTGAGCATACTTTCTggtgcagtgctgtggcacagtggattatcTTACTGTCCGCAAGGCCAGCACTCCAAATtgaagtgcctgtttgagtcttggctgctcggcttccaatcaagctccctgataacgtgcctaggcaagcatcagaagatgacgcaagtcacccatgggggagacccagatgcagttctaggctcctggattcagccaggCGCAGGCCaggccccagttgttgcagccatttgaggagtggaccagcagatgaaagatctctctgtctctccctctctgtcactctgcctttcatataaataaaataagtcttcttaaaagatatatttacttatctgagacagagagagacaaaccgacagacaggcaggcagaggaaaCATATAGGCAGACAGAAAAACCAAGAGTTCCccactgctgtttcactccctaaatcctcATAGACAGCTAGAACTAGACCGAGAGCCAGGAcatcaacccaggtctcctccatgggtggtgGAACCTAACCACTTGACCTACtgactgctgcctctcagggtgccttCCAGCTGGGGGCTGAAATTTAGAGTGGAGCCATCCAAGAGGCAACTTATCTGTTAGGTCAAGTGCCTACCCCCAAAGCTAGAATTTTAATTTAAACCTTCAGCCTCCCTTGTGTGTAAAGAAACTCTGAAATCTTTGTCCATATACCATGGAGTATTGGCTTCTATGCTATATTATATGCAGGTCAGAGTGGTGGTGTAATGGTGACAAAAGGCATAAGAGCAGCCACCTCCCTCAGGGCTTAGTTTTTGCAGTTTCCCTCTCAGGCACCCAGACCTCAAAGACCATAGCTATGTCGTTTATTTTTTGTAAGTTTTTAAgggttttattcagtgagagagatGCACAGGAGAGTGTGAGTTTTAATTAGGGGAGAAAAAGAAGTCTAGAATCTAAgatgggtccataccaagcagagagcaggccaggagccagccctgtggagcaagcatgcaggcaggaaagcagagagcaggtgaCCTGAAGGCCACGCACTCTGAAGGCGCAGGGTAACAAGGGAGGCTATGCCCTTTAAAGAGGAAACATTGAAGTGTAAATCCTTGCCCTGAATGATATGCTCTTGGTCTGAATTGCAGGAGCACTAGGAGCACCATTTTTATGGGAGGACCCAGCAAACCAGTTCCTACATCTCAAAAGACACATAAATTTGCAAGATTACTGGGACTCAGATCATAGTCCAAATGCATGGGGGAAAACATTGGCTGATCAGGTACTGTATTTATTCTTGAAACGaatggtcagggctggcattgtggcacagtggctagaccaccatctgcaacaccaggatcccatataagcacctgcttgagtcctggcttcttcatttcctggcccagctctgaccttgaggccatttggtgaatgaaccagcagttggaagatctctctctctctctccccaagcctttctgtctctctttctttctctgtaactctgcctctcaaaaaaataaataaatcttaaaagcaaaagacAAACAGCGACAGAAACCAAAAGGCCCTTTACTGTCtatctttttaaataagtaattcaTCAGTTGGCATTAACACACCAATAGCCTAGCCCTGCCTTATTCTCTCGAGCTGCTCTGAACTGACTTATTCTTTCTTCCCCAGGAAGTAGCTTTTGCCTGGTAAATCCCACCCCTTTGCTAAAGACTAAGCTCAAATGTCATCTCTTCTCTGAAACCCTACCCTTCTTTCCAAGGAATAATTTGTCCTTCCGTCTTGCATTTGTGAATGCTGTTCACATGTGAATGGCTCTCAAAATGTTACATTAGAGATATTTGTTTCACATGCTTAACCTCTTTGCTTAAGATTACAAGGGTAAGTCTTATTGATAAAGGTAATTATTCTTTCAACCTAATAAAATGATTGTTATGTAGTTAAGGTTTAATAAATCATTACTTGTTTGGGTAGGTGCATGAATGGATAGTGGTCACATTTTAATTCAATCTCAGCTGTTCAGTAGCTACTTTTCTTCTGTGACAATTATTCAAGCTAGTTCCTTCATTTACTTGGACTTTTTGCATTTTCCTATTCATTCTCATTCCAACcccaaaagaaataaaggagaaaCTTGCATTAGCCAGTTTTATTTCATGGTTACTTTTCTCTGTTAGAAGAAGTAGAAAAGGGGCCGGCCCTgtagtgcagtgggctaagcctccacctgcgctgcatcccatatgggccctagttcatgtctcagctgctcttcttctgatccagttctctgctagggcctaggaaagcagtggaggatagcccaagtgcttgggcccctgcacccatgtgggagacctagaagaagctcctggctcctggctcctggttcctgccttgggattggcccagcttccgctgttgcagccacttagggagtgaaccagcagatggaaggcctttctctctgtctctccctctctctctgtatgtaactctgcctctcaagtaaataataaataaaaatctatttttaaaaaaagggaagtaGAAAGATACCTCCTGTCCACTGGTcaactcccccaaatgactgccatgtctgggattgggccaggcagaagcaagaagccagaaacttaatctaagtctcccacatgggtgacaggaacctgatTGCTTGAGCTGTCTATCACCTACTGCCTACCAGGGTCTCCCTTGGCAGAAAGCTGAAGAGTAGAATTGGGTACTGAACTCAGGTAATCTGATATATAGGCCTCTGAACAAGCATGTTAACCACTAGGATAAATACACACCCTTCATGTTTACTTTTCTAATGGAAAAAGACATTGAAACTCTAAGacaaatgaattattttgaagatttcaaTTATTTATGATTTCCTTCTTCCAACTTAGCAATTTGGAAAGCAAAGCTATACAACAAGTCAACTAATTAATTTCTTCACttactcattcattctttctgcATACTTAAGGCTCTCATTATCACCGGGCACCAGGTTGTACAAAGTCATAAAAACGGAATGTCCTCGTTTTTCTGGGGTCTCAGTCCTACCATTACTCTGCGTGGCTGAGTCTTTAGTGGTCTACCAGGATCAACTTGCTCCTCAGTGTTTGCTGATGAAAAACACCAGCTTGAATGATGCATATAATTTTATGTCTATTTCTTTCAAAGGGACAACATTTATAGGAATTACAATAAGACATGTATTTATTTGGCAAATTAAACAACTATGTAAGCTGGTAGACTGTGTCATCTTTATGAAATGTTGAAATTAGAGGCAGGTGCAATCCTGCCTCTAACTGTAGACCAATTCTGTGATCAACGGACAGTTACAGCAATGTAGGCAGAGTCTACCGCATTGGTTCATACTGTGGCCCACTAAGCTGCAAAACTCTTCAGTGTCAAAGTACAGACAGCTAACAATATCAAACCCAAACCCTATTTGGTATAATTCTTACAATTCTTCCATTATGTATTTTTGACAGTTTTTAGGAGTATCTATGATTATTAGAACTGCTGCACGATATGCTTCACACACTCAGATTGTGACTTGTGTTTCCTTTCATTGCAGGCTCTTGAAACATGGCATGCTTTGAAAACAACTGCCCAGTATTATTTGGGTGTGAATATCTTCACCTATGACATTTCCTCTGTCCAATAAATGTGCTCTACCGATGAAAGCAGAAGAAGGATGGTGGCAATCAGCATGGCAATATGCCAAACCCATGGAAGAGCTGGGGGCAAATCCATGCCATTTCTAGATTATTTATTATGTCTGTCTTATAGAGTTGATGAAAGGAGTAATGAAAATCCATGTAAAGGCTTGGAACTAGAAGTTCTCAATAAATTGTAGCTCTTGAAACGAGAACCAAATAAAAGTATAGTAATAATATTTACCCAAATGTGAACTTTTgtgagaaaagaaaagcaaaaaccaaaaaaaaaaaaaaaattagtgtcaGTAGTTTATACCTGTTGCTTCCTACtaccttttatttaaaagggcTACTTAGAAGTTTTGCAAAATGTGTGCAAGTTTCTACCCTCTGTTCCATAATATACTGATTTTGTTTTAACTTCAAGTAGTCATTGTAACTTATTGTCCTGGTACATTTATTAATCTTTTgcaataaaactggaaaatagCTGTGGAAAAAAGTGGACTACATTTATCCTAAACCTTCCATGTATTTGAGGAATACCACTTCAGTTTGAGAAGTAGTGAGATTGGGCCCCCACCTCCATCCCAGATCACAGATAACTGAAATTGTtatctttaaatctttattttttttccatatccCTACCTCATG
Above is a genomic segment from Lepus europaeus isolate LE1 chromosome 2, mLepTim1.pri, whole genome shotgun sequence containing:
- the C2H3orf85 gene encoding uncharacterized protein C3orf85 homolog: MTYKMLQVALCSTLLIGALGAPFLWEDPANQFLHLKRHINLQDYWDSDHSPNAWGKTLADQALETWHALKTTAQYYLGVNIFTYDISSVQ